One window from the genome of Camelina sativa cultivar DH55 unplaced genomic scaffold, Cs unpScaffold08257, whole genome shotgun sequence encodes:
- the LOC109131925 gene encoding dipeptidyl peptidase 8-like, with amino-acid sequence TNLYCTKLEAGDASRCQPTRLTHGKGKHIVVLDHQMKNFVDIHDSVDSPPRVSLCSLSDGTVLKILYEQTSPKLLKSLKLEPPEFVQIQANDGKTMLYGAVYKPDSSKFGPPPYKTMISVYGGPSVQLVHDSWINTVDMRTQY; translated from the coding sequence ACTAATCTTTACTGCACAAAACTGGAAGCTGGAGATGCATCTCGGTGTCAACCGACGAGGCTTACACATGGGAAAGGAAAACATATAGTTGTGCTAGATCACCAGATGAAGAACTTTGTTGACATTCATGATTCAGTTGATTCGCCTCCGCGGGTTTCTCTTTGCTCTTTGAGCGACGGAACCGTACTCAAGATTCTTTACGAGCAGACATCTCCTAAACTACTGAAAAGTCTTAAACTTGAGCCTCCAGAGTTTGTTCAAATACAAGCGAATGATGGAAAGACAATGCTGTACGGTGCGGTTTACAAACCTGACAGTTCGAAATTTGGTCCTCCTCCATATAAAACAATGATCAGCGTTTACGGAGGTCCCAGCGTTCAGCTGGTTCAT